The Primulina tabacum isolate GXHZ01 chromosome 1, ASM2559414v2, whole genome shotgun sequence genome contains the following window.
TATTGTCCAGGTTCTAGTACTGTATCAGATTTGGACCATCGATGATGGCAATGAGaccaataaataaattaattagcaACTATAGCAACTTGTGTTTGATTTAGATTTGgtcaaaatatttggattttAATTTGCTAGAAACTCGACGATCGAGTTCCATTTTGcgaaatttaataaatcaacaaatttcttGGATAAACATCTTAATCAGTAAGTTTTTTCAACTTAAGTTTAGCTGAAGACACGTAATTCATAGCCGAAGAACTCTCCGCCGCAGTCGGAAGAGTGCCGGTTATTGCCTGAAACTTCTGCTTGCAGGCATGACAGGTGATTTCCAAGATTGTGCTGCTGATTTTCTTGGTGAATTGCTCCTTCAAAACCCGAGCCTTTTCGAGGTCTGCAAGTGCCTGCTGCCTGATTCTTTCAGCCTTTGCAAACTCCAATTCAGCCAGTTCAATTTGCTGCCGTGCTTGTCTTACAGCCTCTTCCGCTAAACCATTTTCTGCCATAGGAAAATCCAGCTGCTGCTCACTTGTTAGCCCCGGCTTACAGATATAATCATTCTCAAGTGTAAATTTGGTGGATGATGGCAAAAGCTGAAGTTCTAAgttatgttgatgattttcGTCACGTTCACCAGGATTTTTCGGGTGGATTCTTGGGACTGAGACTGCGCTGAAATTGGAATACTCCATCGATGGAGTGGTAGAGCTTGAAG
Protein-coding sequences here:
- the LOC142555277 gene encoding zinc finger protein SHOOT GRAVITROPISM 5-like isoform X2; protein product: MHMRRHKVPWKLLKRDNPQAKNRVFVCPDETCLHHDPKHALGDLVGIKKHFRRKHSNNKPWVCERCSKGYAVQSDFKAHVRTCGTRGHSCDCGRVFSRVESFIEHQDSCTIRHDNLPQELQHPTQPEASSSPTASSSTTPSMEYSNFSAVSVPRIHPKNPGERDENHQHNLELQLLPSSTKFTLENDYICKPGLTSEQQLDFPMAENGLAEEAVRQARQQIELAELEFAKAERIRQQALADLEKARVLKEQFTKKISSTILEITCHACKQKFQAITGTLPTAAESSSAMNYVSSAKLKLKKLTD